The following are from one region of the Prevotella communis genome:
- a CDS encoding acyltransferase family protein: MNIIRFEYKDISTYRSELMGWAIIWIMMLHFTFTQITPLGFVAQYGFAGVDIFMLVSGFGLFFSLDKNPNISQYYQRRILRIFPTYFFLGIFASLIVFHDSILTYLIRYTTIGFWTGIPYWEWYIPTIISFYLIAPFIKLLIDKRKHITLSTILTIILLSAFYVVAKDIFEAKDPHFFMLYRFPAFVFGMLCAYWMKNEASKMYYYSILAIGIPCFVFLFPHHHEIYNYKYFSLLFLLPVFAFIFIFISKCIKKINPIISHIGKASLEVYLIQCIFFNLIIDGRFIVPSAWHDTITFALILVSSILGILTHWLINRLTNRFFS, from the coding sequence ATGAACATCATTCGTTTTGAATATAAAGATATCTCAACCTATCGCTCTGAACTGATGGGATGGGCCATCATTTGGATTATGATGCTACATTTCACTTTTACCCAAATCACGCCATTGGGTTTTGTAGCACAATATGGATTTGCGGGTGTAGACATCTTTATGTTGGTATCTGGCTTTGGCCTGTTTTTCTCTCTTGACAAAAATCCAAACATAAGCCAATATTACCAACGACGCATTTTGCGCATTTTCCCGACCTATTTCTTTTTAGGAATCTTTGCTAGTCTGATTGTTTTCCATGATAGTATTTTAACCTATCTAATCCGCTATACCACTATTGGGTTTTGGACTGGTATCCCCTATTGGGAATGGTATATTCCAACTATCATATCCTTCTACCTCATAGCCCCATTTATCAAGTTACTGATAGACAAAAGAAAGCACATTACACTCTCAACGATACTGACCATCATCTTACTTAGTGCCTTTTATGTTGTAGCAAAAGACATCTTTGAAGCCAAGGATCCTCATTTTTTCATGCTATATCGTTTTCCCGCTTTTGTTTTTGGAATGTTATGTGCATATTGGATGAAAAATGAAGCCTCAAAAATGTATTACTATAGCATCCTTGCAATTGGTATTCCGTGTTTTGTGTTCTTATTTCCTCATCATCATGAGATATACAACTATAAGTATTTCTCTCTATTATTTTTATTACCAGTCTTTGCCTTCATTTTCATTTTCATTTCAAAATGCATCAAGAAGATTAATCCTATCATCTCTCATATAGGAAAAGCAAGTCTAGAAGTTTACCTTATTCAATGTATCTTCTTTAACTTGATTATAGACGGAAGATTTATCGTTCCCTCTGCATGGCACGACACCATCACATTCGCACTCATACTTGTCTCATCAATATTGGGCATACTGACCCATTGGCTCATTAACCGACTCACTAATAGATTTTTCTCGTAA
- a CDS encoding SGNH/GDSL hydrolase family protein: MKRSFLILGVLVVLIMTMLVGAYYYYYCNWKHMWSIASTCEIYKIDKVDDDTIRVLIIGDSWAANHSWMQMDSFLQERLEERVTKPVAVKSKGRGGEKSKGIYQLLFQSEGDGTKKLFLSGADYCIISAGINDAAANWGTEQFCAHYLKIINFLLFNGVCPVVIEIPNVDIKGLYKGKNTKDSFVDFLRSTMTHSGMYNYPEYREALFAMLDENGLRDKVLIVSLRDWYGDSAEMNWSFFLNDGIHLNHQGYELLDTGIATAIANDLREKSISESVNEPMGQYAQY; the protein is encoded by the coding sequence ATGAAACGTTCTTTTTTGATATTAGGTGTTTTGGTTGTTCTGATAATGACCATGCTTGTTGGGGCTTATTACTATTATTATTGTAATTGGAAGCATATGTGGAGTATTGCTTCAACTTGTGAAATCTATAAAATAGACAAGGTTGATGATGACACGATTCGTGTATTGATAATAGGTGACAGTTGGGCAGCCAATCATTCTTGGATGCAGATGGATTCTTTTCTTCAGGAAAGGCTGGAAGAACGTGTAACCAAGCCGGTTGCAGTAAAGTCAAAAGGAAGAGGTGGAGAAAAAAGCAAAGGGATATATCAATTGTTGTTCCAATCTGAAGGTGATGGTACCAAAAAGTTGTTCTTGTCTGGTGCTGATTATTGCATCATCTCTGCTGGGATTAACGATGCTGCTGCTAATTGGGGTACAGAACAGTTTTGTGCCCACTATCTCAAAATAATAAATTTTCTTTTGTTCAATGGTGTTTGCCCTGTAGTCATAGAAATACCAAATGTTGACATTAAAGGACTATATAAAGGAAAAAACACTAAAGACTCGTTCGTAGATTTTTTACGATCTACTATGACTCATAGCGGTATGTATAATTATCCAGAATACCGTGAAGCTCTTTTTGCTATGCTTGATGAAAATGGCCTTAGAGATAAGGTCTTGATTGTTTCTCTGAGGGATTGGTACGGTGACAGCGCTGAAATGAATTGGTCTTTCTTCCTTAACGATGGCATTCATCTTAATCACCAGGGCTATGAACTTCTTGATACGGGGATAGCTACGGCTATTGCCAATGATTTACGAGAAAAATCTATTAGTGAGTCGGTTAATGAGCCAATGGGTCAGTATGCCCAATATTGA
- the glf gene encoding UDP-galactopyranose mutase: protein MNNKKDYDLLIVGAGIYGATAAYKAKQEGKRCLVIDIRPHLGGNIYCENVEGINVHKYGAHIFHTSNKRVWEFANGIVEFNRYTNSPIANYQGKQYNLPFNMNTFYQMWGVLTPEEARQKIDEQRQEALTRMRNDGITEPRNLEEQALLLIGKDIYETLIKGYTEKQWGRKCTDLPAFIIKRLPVRFVHDNNYFSDRYQGIPIGGYNKLIDGLLDGIETHVNTNFFEDRQHWENIADHILYTGKIDEFFDYRFGQLEWRSVRFEQETLDMPNYQGNAVMNFTDANVPYTRIIEHKHFEMFGDEVYQCPKTVISWEYSSEWHPGIEPFYTVNDERNNQLYTKYKELADQEPHVTFGGRLAEYKYYDMAPIIEKIMQF from the coding sequence ATGAACAACAAGAAAGACTACGACCTACTCATTGTTGGTGCCGGCATCTATGGTGCTACCGCAGCTTATAAAGCCAAGCAAGAGGGCAAGCGCTGTCTTGTCATTGATATCCGTCCGCACCTTGGAGGCAACATCTATTGCGAAAACGTTGAAGGCATCAATGTACATAAATATGGTGCTCATATTTTCCACACAAGCAACAAGCGCGTGTGGGAATTTGCGAATGGCATCGTAGAGTTCAATCGCTACACGAACTCCCCCATTGCCAACTATCAAGGTAAACAGTATAACTTGCCGTTCAATATGAATACGTTCTACCAGATGTGGGGCGTTCTGACCCCTGAAGAAGCTCGTCAAAAGATTGACGAGCAACGTCAGGAGGCACTGACAAGGATGCGAAACGATGGAATTACGGAACCAAGGAATTTGGAGGAGCAAGCCCTATTATTAATTGGCAAGGATATTTATGAAACATTGATAAAGGGATATACAGAAAAACAATGGGGGCGCAAATGTACAGACCTGCCTGCTTTTATCATCAAGCGTCTGCCCGTTCGTTTTGTTCATGACAACAACTACTTCAGTGATCGATACCAGGGGATTCCCATTGGGGGATATAACAAACTCATAGATGGATTACTTGATGGTATTGAAACACATGTCAACACGAATTTCTTTGAAGATCGACAGCATTGGGAAAATATTGCGGACCACATTCTCTACACTGGCAAGATAGATGAATTCTTTGACTATCGCTTCGGGCAATTGGAATGGCGCAGTGTTCGATTTGAGCAAGAGACACTCGACATGCCCAATTACCAAGGAAACGCCGTTATGAACTTCACTGACGCCAACGTTCCCTATACCCGCATTATTGAACATAAACATTTCGAGATGTTTGGAGATGAGGTTTACCAGTGCCCCAAGACCGTCATTTCCTGGGAATACTCTTCAGAATGGCATCCTGGCATAGAACCTTTCTATACCGTTAACGATGAACGAAACAACCAACTTTATACGAAATACAAGGAACTTGCTGATCAAGAGCCACATGTCACCTTTGGAGGACGATTGGCGGAATACAAGTACTACGATATGGCACCAATTATTGAGAAAATAATGCAATTCTAA